Sequence from the Dehalococcoidia bacterium genome:
GCAAACGCAAATACAAACACTGACGCCACCGCCTCCGCCACCCCCGAGTCAACCCGTGCTTCGACCGCCCCAGAGTTCCTTTGAAGGCGTTTCTATGAAGCAGCTTTTGGAGGCGGGCGTTCACTTTGGACATCAGACGCGCCGGTGGAACCCGCGGATGAAGCGCTACATCTTCACCCAGCGGAACGGCATCCACATCATTGACCTTCAACAGACCCTCTCTATGCTCACCCGGGCGTACAACTACATGCGGGACATTGTGGCCTCCGGCCAGAACGTCCTCTTCCTCGGGACCAAGAAGCAGGCGCAGGAGACCATTGAGACCGAGGCCAAGCGGTGCGGCATGTATTTCGCCAACCAGCGCTGGCTGGGCGGCACGCTCACCAACTTCCAGACCATCCAGACCCGAATTGACCACCTGGTCCGCCTGGAGGAGCGCAAGATCAAGGGCGAACTGGCGGTGCTGCCGAAGAAAGAGGTCCTGGGCATCGAGGAAGAG
This genomic interval carries:
- the rpsB gene encoding 30S ribosomal protein S2; the protein is MKQLLEAGVHFGHQTRRWNPRMKRYIFTQRNGIHIIDLQQTLSMLTRAYNYMRDIVASGQNVLFLGTKKQAQETIETEAKRCGMYFANQRWLGGTLTNFQTIQTRIDHLVRLEERKIKGELAVLPKKEVLGIEEEIAKMNRYLGGFKNMTKLPGAIFIVDPGKEKNAVAEARRVGIPIIGLVDTDCDPDVIDQIIPGNDDAIRSIKLITSRMADAVLEGIATRQPEDEGGEAPTQAAGASASQAQAEAKT